Genomic segment of Kibdelosporangium phytohabitans:
GCACCACGTACGGACCCAGTCCGAACTGGCCGACGACGGCGAACTGCCACCCTGGCTCGGTGACAAGGCGTTCCACGACAGTCACCGATCCGCGCTCGTCCGCAAGGACGCGGCCCACTACCGCCCGCATTTCCCATCCGTGCCGGACGACCTGCCGTACGTGTGGCCGTCGTCGGACCGGCCCCGCAGGGACGCGTCAACCCGCCAGAGCTGACAACGGCCCCTCAGCCGACGCCGACCGCCTGCCGCCCGGGTTCGATCACGGCCACGACACGTGCGTGCTCCCGCGGATAGGGAGAGCCGGTGTACTTGGTGGCCAGCCGGTCGATGATCTCCCAGGCCGCGTCGCCTTCGATCCAATCGACGACCCGTCCCCGGATCACCACGGGTTCGAACGGGTTGTCGGCGGGCGCGATGGACAACGCCATCCGGGGATCACGCCGCAAGTTGCGCGCCTTGCGCATGCCTGGGCCGGTGAAGAACACGATCCGGTCGCCGTGCGCGCCGACGTACACGGGCGTGTTGTGCGGCGAACCGTCCGGCAGGACAGTCGCGAGGTGGGCGATCGAGGTGCCGTCGAGTACACGGCGCACTTTGGGGTCGAGCATGACGGGTGTGCTCCTTCAGCGAGGGTTGTCGGCGCGCCAGGCGACGTAGTCGGTGACGGCCGCGGCGATGTCGTAGGACGGCGTGAAGCCGGTGTCTTTCGTGAGCCGGGTGATGTCGAGGTAGGAGTTGCCGCCGGGGCCGTGCTGCCGTCCAGGCAACAGGTCGAGCTTCGCGCCGGGAACGACCGATCGCACGGCGGCGGCGAACTCGCGGTTGGTGAACGGCTGTCCACTGGAGACGTTGTATGTGTCGTGCCGCAAAGTCGATGTGGTCATCAGCAGGGCGATCGCGTGTCCGGCGTCGGGCGCGTAGCAGCAGTCGCCGCCGTCCTCGGCGTACAGCTGC
This window contains:
- a CDS encoding TIGR03618 family F420-dependent PPOX class oxidoreductase — encoded protein: MLDPKVRRVLDGTSIAHLATVLPDGSPHNTPVYVGAHGDRIVFFTGPGMRKARNLRRDPRMALSIAPADNPFEPVVIRGRVVDWIEGDAAWEIIDRLATKYTGSPYPREHARVVAVIEPGRQAVGVG